TCCAAGACCGGGACCGCCGAGTACGGCGACGCGGTGCCGCCCAAGACGCACGGCTGGATGGTGGCGATCCAGGGCGACCTGGCCGTCGCGGTGTTCGTCGAGGGCGGGGAGACCGGGTCGGGGTCGGCGGGGCCGCTGCTGAAGGAGTTCCTGTCCGAGGTGCCGTGAGGTAGCCGAGGGGGCGCCGGCGTGCGGTGGACGTTCGCGCACCGGTGCTCGACCACATCGAGGGCGTGGGGGCTGGCCGACGTGCTGCTGCGCTAAACGCCCGTTGCCCGTTGCCCGGTGCCTGTTGACCGGTGCCTGTTGCCCGATGCCCGGATGCCCGATGCCCGGATGCCCGACCTCGGCGCCTGGTGCCCGGGGGTCGATACCGGTGGCCGGTACCGGTGCCCGATGCGGTGGCCGGTCGCGCCGGTGGGCAGTGGCTGGTGACGGCCGGTAGGCGCCTACTACCCCTTCTCGTGTGCGACCGGCATGCTCGCCCCATGGGCGTGGGCAGTGGGATGGGGTCGCTGGAGCCGCTGAGCGACACCGAGCGGGCGGTGCACGGAGACGTGTCGCCCGCTGATGTCGGTCGGTTCCTGGATGCGTGGGCGCAGACCCGGCTGGGCAGCGGCATCGGCGAGGTCCTCTTCCGCGCGGGACGCATCGACGCCGTCTGGGGTGTGCTGCTGCAGGACGGCCGGAGGGTGGTCGTCAAGGCGCACCGGACCCCGGCTGGGGTGGAGACCATCAGCGCCGCCGTCGACGCCCAGCACGTGCTGGCGGCTGCCGGCTTCCCCGCCCCCGTGCCGCTCGTGGGCCCGGACGAGGTGGAGGAGCGGGTGCTCACCGCCGAGTCCCTGATCGACGGCCCCCGACCCGACGGTCGCCAGCCGGGCGTGCGGGAGCTCCTCGCCGAGGGGCTTGCCAGGCACATCGAGGTGCTGCGCTCCCGGCCGCACCTGGTCGCTCAGGCTGGGAGGGGACCGTCGTGGTGCCGGTACCAGGACGGACCGTGGCCGGTCCCGCACGACACCCTGGTGGACCTCCGGTCGACGCCTGCCGGGTTCGAGTGGCTCGACGCGCTGGCCCGGCGGGCCGCCGACCAGGTCCTGCGCCACCGGGTCGGTAGCGACGTCGTGGTGGGGCACGCCGACTGGTACGCCGGCAACACCGCCGTGGTCGACGGCCGGCTGGTCGGCACCTTCGACTGGGAGCTGGTGGCCGACACCGAGGCGGTGATCGCCGGTTTCGCCGCCTCCTGCTACGCCGCGAGCGCCACGGGCGGTGGTGGCCTGTCCACTCCCGTCGAGACCGCTGACTTCCTGGGCGACTACGAGCAGGTCCGTCGACGGCTCTTCTCCGCGGACGAGCGAGCAGCAGCGGCCGGGGCCGCCACGTGGATCCTGGCCTTCAACGCCCGGTGGCAGGTCGCACTGATCGAGCACGGCCTCTGCGACCGTGCCACCGTGGCCCTGGTGCAGGACCACCAGGAGGAGTTCCTGTCGCTGTCCTGGTGACCGGGGGCGCACAGCCGAGACAGTGGAGGCTGAGTAGGGACGGCTGGTACGCCCGGAGCTGGTGAGGCGGTGGGCCAGGTGGCGGGACGACCCGCGGATGATCGCGGCCATCGCGGCCATCGAGGAGTCGCTGGCGCGGGACGGGCTGGTGCTGCGCTACGACCCCGACTGGGGCCGCCAGCACCGCCGTCCCGTCGAGGTCCGCTCAGAGGTCCCCGTGGACTGGCGTCTGCGTCCGGGCGCGCCGACGGCGCCGCTCAGCAGGAGCGGCGTCGAAGGCGTTGAGGATCGGGGGGGCCAGGTCAACCGGTCGGGACCGCGTCCCGTCGCCTGGCCGTGAGCGCGCGAGGAGGTCGTGCCTGTGGGGTGGGTGGCCTGCGGTCTTCGGACAGAGCGTTGGTGCCGTCGGGTCCTCGCTGGAAGCGGAGTCCGTGGGGGCTGGTCCACTCGTAGTGGCCGAGTGCCAGCATCCGGTAGCGCCAGCGGGTGTGGGTCTTGAGCCGGTGGTGCTTGCGGCACAGGGGTGCGAGGTTGTCGGTGGAGGTCTCGCCACCCTGGGCGAAAGGTTTGATGTGGTCGGCGTCGGTGGACCAGGTGTCGGTGCCGTCGCTGCGCTGGCGCATCGAGCGGGGGTGGGCGGGTCGGCTGCACCAGGGGAACACGCAGGTCCGGTCGCGCAGGGCGATGTGCTCGCGGATCCGGTCCGGGACCTCGTAGCCCTCCACGAACGACGTGGTGTTCAGGTCGATCACCGGTCGGACGGTGATCGTGGTGTCGGGGCGTCCGCACCAGTCGCGGATCTGGTCGGCGGTGACGGGGGTGCCGGTGTTGCCCACCCAGCCGGGCTGCTGACTTCCGCCGGTGAGGACGTCGGCGGAGAGGTGGACGTAGAGGGTCACCTGCGACGGTGCCCGGTGCGGCCGGAGGGTCGTGGATGCTGGCCCAGTTGCCGAGCTGGTGGTCGTCGGGTCGTGGGGCTGGTCCGCCGGGTCGCCGAGTGGTCCGGGCTCGCTCGTAGTCGTGAGGTCGAGCGCGGGCTGGGAGCGGGCGAGCTCACCGGCGGCCATCGAGCGACGCACGTCCAGGCTCTTGTCGACTCCGGCCTCGGCGAGCTTCCGCGCTCCGGCGCCGATGGCGGCGTCCAGGTCCAGGGCGTCGGGGAGATCGAGGACTCCGACCACCTCGGCGAGCCCGTGGCGGCGGCCGTCTTGGTCGGGGAAGATGTCGAAGCGGCGCTTCTCCTCCGCCTCCACCCGCTGCCGCTCGGCCTCCGCAGGCATGAACCGGGTGATCGCGGTGGTGATCAACCGGTCCAGCTGGGTCACCCCGACCTTGCCCGTGACAGCAGCGACCTGGTCGTCGACGAAGGCGGCTGCCTCCCGGGTCAGGCCGATGGTGCGGCCGGCGACGAGGCGGGCCTGCCACGGGGCGACCTTGCCGGTGTGAACGAGGGCCCAGAGACGGGGGAGCCGGTGGCGGAGCTCCAGCGCCTGCCCGACCAGGGTGGTGCCGGCGTCGGTGGAACAGCGCAGCGCGGCGGCCAGCTCGGCGATGCAGCCCTCGTCGACCTCCGGTGTGCCCTCACCAGCCAGGGGTGCCCCGGTGGGGCGGCCGCCGAGGGTGGAGGAGGCGACGAAGTCGTCTTCCACCGGAGGATGCAGATCGGCCCATTCGGCGGCGATCCGGAGCACGGCAGCGGCGGCTGCGTTCTCGGCCGCGCGGTGGGCGCGCACGTCGGCCAGCAGGGTGGCTGCGGCGTCGGTGCGGTGCTTCGTCATGCCCCTAATCTACGGCGCAGGACCGACAAAATCGGATGCGTGTTCGAATCTGTGGACAATCTGCAGGCCGGGTGATGGTGTGGATAACGCCTCCTCGAGCCACGTCGACACCGGACGACCGCCCGGAGCGAGGACGGACCGACGACCTGGCTCCGTCCGGCACTGCGACCCACCAGTGGTTCTCACAAGCCGACCGGCCGGCGGTCCACCCGACCGGCCGACCGCCCGGCGTTCCCAGCGACCAGCTCACCGCCCGGCAGTCCAACCGACCGGCCAACCGGACCACCCGGCGGTCCAAGCGACCGGCCGACCGGCAGGCTGTCCAACCGACCGGCGGAAAATCGACCGGCGGGCTAACCGACCGGCCAAGCGGCGACCGGTCGACTGCTCGGCGTTCCATGGGCCGGCCGACCGCCCGGCTTCCTTGGGGACCGGCCGACGGCTCGGCCTTGCTTGGGACCGGCCGACCGCTAGGCCTTCAAGGACCGGCAGACCGTCCGGGCCGATCGCTGGGCAGCCGACCGCCCGGACACCCTCCCTATGCTGCGCCCATGCGCACACAGGTGATGGAGCTGGTGCGTGAGTACCTGTCCGGCACCGGTCTGCCCTGGTCCGAGACGACACCCGGTACCTTCGCCGTCACCCTCCCCGGACAGCACAAGCTGAGCACCGAGTGCGCCCTGGTGGTGGCCGAGCAGACCCTGCAGCTGCGCGCCTTCTTGGCCCGTCGCCCCGACGAGGACGCCGACCGGGTGCACCGCTGGCTGCTGGCCCAGAACCTGTCCTCCTACGTGGTGGCCTTCAGCCTGGACCACCTGGGCGACATCCACCTCACCGGCCGCATCGGGCTCCCCGCGGTCACCGCCGAGGAGCTGGACCGCCTGCTCGGTGAGGTGGCCACCCGGGCCGACGACTCCTTCGACACCGTCGTCGGCCTCGGGTTCGCCAGCTCCATCCGCAAGGAGTGGGAGTGGCGTCTCTCCCGCGGCGAGTCCACGGCCAACCTGGCCGCCTTCGAGCACCTGCGCCCACCCGACGCCTGAGCACAGCCAGGCCCTGCACCCCTCAGCACAGCCAGGCCCTGCACCCTGCGCTCAGCCAGACCCACGCCCCCGAGCATCACCAGGGCCCAGCCGCCTGAGCACAGCACGGCCCGGGGACCGCCCCGGTCGACCGGCGTCGGCACGCAGCCGACCACCGTCAGACGGGGAGTCCCCGGGCCCTGACCCGGAACGTCGCGGGTCAGTGCATGTACAGCCCACCGTCCACGTTGAGCGTGTGCCCGGTGATGAAGCCGGACTCCTCGGCCAGCAGGAACGAGACCGCCCCCGCGATGTCCTCGGTGGTGCCCACCCGGTCCACCAGCAGGTCCGCGACCAGCTCGACCTTGCGCTCCTCGCTCAGCCGCCCGCCCATGATGTCGGTGTCGATCGGGCCGGGGGCGATGGCGTTGACCGTGATCCCGTGCGGCCCGAGCTCGCGGGCCAGGGCCCGGGTCAACCCGATCACGCCGGCCTTGGAGACCGAGTACGGCGTCTTGCTGAAGGTGCCGCCGCCGCGCTGGG
The sequence above is a segment of the Auraticoccus monumenti genome. Coding sequences within it:
- a CDS encoding aminoglycoside phosphotransferase/kinase family protein, producing the protein MGVGSGMGSLEPLSDTERAVHGDVSPADVGRFLDAWAQTRLGSGIGEVLFRAGRIDAVWGVLLQDGRRVVVKAHRTPAGVETISAAVDAQHVLAAAGFPAPVPLVGPDEVEERVLTAESLIDGPRPDGRQPGVRELLAEGLARHIEVLRSRPHLVAQAGRGPSWCRYQDGPWPVPHDTLVDLRSTPAGFEWLDALARRAADQVLRHRVGSDVVVGHADWYAGNTAVVDGRLVGTFDWELVADTEAVIAGFAASCYAASATGGGGLSTPVETADFLGDYEQVRRRLFSADERAAAAGAATWILAFNARWQVALIEHGLCDRATVALVQDHQEEFLSLSW
- a CDS encoding HNH endonuclease signature motif containing protein, which produces MTKHRTDAAATLLADVRAHRAAENAAAAAVLRIAAEWADLHPPVEDDFVASSTLGGRPTGAPLAGEGTPEVDEGCIAELAAALRCSTDAGTTLVGQALELRHRLPRLWALVHTGKVAPWQARLVAGRTIGLTREAAAFVDDQVAAVTGKVGVTQLDRLITTAITRFMPAEAERQRVEAEEKRRFDIFPDQDGRRHGLAEVVGVLDLPDALDLDAAIGAGARKLAEAGVDKSLDVRRSMAAGELARSQPALDLTTTSEPGPLGDPADQPHDPTTTSSATGPASTTLRPHRAPSQVTLYVHLSADVLTGGSQQPGWVGNTGTPVTADQIRDWCGRPDTTITVRPVIDLNTTSFVEGYEVPDRIREHIALRDRTCVFPWCSRPAHPRSMRQRSDGTDTWSTDADHIKPFAQGGETSTDNLAPLCRKHHRLKTHTRWRYRMLALGHYEWTSPHGLRFQRGPDGTNALSEDRRPPTPQARPPRALTARRRDAVPTG
- a CDS encoding type III secretion system chaperone family protein — translated: MRTQVMELVREYLSGTGLPWSETTPGTFAVTLPGQHKLSTECALVVAEQTLQLRAFLARRPDEDADRVHRWLLAQNLSSYVVAFSLDHLGDIHLTGRIGLPAVTAEELDRLLGEVATRADDSFDTVVGLGFASSIRKEWEWRLSRGESTANLAAFEHLRPPDA